The Oncorhynchus tshawytscha isolate Ot180627B linkage group LG05, Otsh_v2.0, whole genome shotgun sequence genome includes a window with the following:
- the LOC112238422 gene encoding L-threonine 3-dehydrogenase, mitochondrial-like isoform X1, protein MRALIYLERGIHSVTVKMPVIRTLSKVAKQALLNPGCGCQPITVAVRTISFSPRQVTSDASFHSVSFSETDHPKVLITGGLGQLGVGLAKRLRKRFGNKNVILSDIRKPPSHVFYSGPFIYSDILDYKNLREIVVNNRITWLVHYSALLSAVGEANVSLARDVNITGLHNILDIAAEHGLRLFVPSTIGAFGPTSPRNPTPDLCVQRPRTIYGVSKVHAELMGEYYHHRYGLDFRCLRYPGIISADSQPGGGTTDYAVAIFHDAVKTGKFECNLKPDTRLPMMYIEDCLRATVEMMEAPADTLSMRTYNINAMSFTPEELAQEVQKQLPDLEVTYDIDQVRQAIADSWPMNFDDSNARNDWGWKHDYDLPELVQTMLNYIGSDSRIAQTN, encoded by the exons ATGAGGGCGCTAATTTACCTTGAAAGAGGAATTCATTCA GTGACTGTCAAGATGCCTGTTATTAGAACTCTCAGCAAGGTGGCTAAGCAGGCCCTCCTGAACCCAGGAtgtggctgtcagccaatcacagTGGCCGTACGGACCATCAGCTTCTCGCCCCGCCAGGTCACCTCGGACGCCAGCTTCCATTCCGTGTCCTTCTCCGAGACGGACCACCCCAAGGTGCTCATCACAG gcgGCCTTGGACAGTTGGGGGTAGGGCTGGCTAAAAGGTTGAG GAAGCGGTTTGGAAACAAGAATGTAATCCTGTCAGATATCAGGAAGCCTCCAAGCCACGTTTTCTACAGCG GCCCCTTCATCTACTCTGACATCCTGGACTATAAGAACCTGCGTGAGATTGTGGTGAACAACCGCATCACGTGGTTGGTCCATTACAGTGCCCTGCTCAGCGCCGTGGGAGAGGCCAACGTATCTCTGGCTCGCGACGTCAACATCACTG GGCTCCACAACATCCTGGACATTGCAGCGGAGCACGGCCTGCGTCTGTTCGTCCCCAGCACCATCGGAGCCTTTGGGCCCACCTCACCCCGGAACCCGACCCCTGACCTCTGTGTCCAGAGACCCAGGACCATCTATGGAGTCTCCAAGGTTCACGCAGAGCTCATGGGAGAG TACTACCACCACCGCTACGGCCTTGACTTCCGCTGTCTGCGCTACCCAGGAATCATATCTGCTGACTCACAGCCTGGAGGAGGAACGACAG ACTACGCGGTAGCCATATTCCATGATGCTGTCAAAACGGGGAAGTTTGAGTGCAACCTGAAGCCAGACACGCGGCTGCCCATGATGTACATCGAAGACTGTCTGCGTGCCACCGTGGAGATGATGGAAGCGCCCGCAGACACCCTCTCCATGAGGACCTATAACATCAACGCCATGAGCTTTACCCCTGAAGAGCTGGCTCAGGAGGTCCAGAAACAGCTGCCGGACCTGGAGGTCACCTACGACATTGATCAAGTCAGACAGGCCATCG CTGACAGCTGGCCAATGAACTTTGACGACTCTAACGCGCGGAACGACTGGGGCTGGAAACACGACTACGACCTCCCGGAGCTCGTCCAGACCATGCTCAACTACATCGGCTCAGACTCGCGCATCGCACAGACCAACTGA
- the LOC112238422 gene encoding L-threonine 3-dehydrogenase, mitochondrial-like isoform X2 produces the protein MPVIRTLSKVAKQALLNPGCGCQPITVAVRTISFSPRQVTSDASFHSVSFSETDHPKVLITGGLGQLGVGLAKRLRKRFGNKNVILSDIRKPPSHVFYSGPFIYSDILDYKNLREIVVNNRITWLVHYSALLSAVGEANVSLARDVNITGLHNILDIAAEHGLRLFVPSTIGAFGPTSPRNPTPDLCVQRPRTIYGVSKVHAELMGEYYHHRYGLDFRCLRYPGIISADSQPGGGTTDYAVAIFHDAVKTGKFECNLKPDTRLPMMYIEDCLRATVEMMEAPADTLSMRTYNINAMSFTPEELAQEVQKQLPDLEVTYDIDQVRQAIADSWPMNFDDSNARNDWGWKHDYDLPELVQTMLNYIGSDSRIAQTN, from the exons ATGCCTGTTATTAGAACTCTCAGCAAGGTGGCTAAGCAGGCCCTCCTGAACCCAGGAtgtggctgtcagccaatcacagTGGCCGTACGGACCATCAGCTTCTCGCCCCGCCAGGTCACCTCGGACGCCAGCTTCCATTCCGTGTCCTTCTCCGAGACGGACCACCCCAAGGTGCTCATCACAG gcgGCCTTGGACAGTTGGGGGTAGGGCTGGCTAAAAGGTTGAG GAAGCGGTTTGGAAACAAGAATGTAATCCTGTCAGATATCAGGAAGCCTCCAAGCCACGTTTTCTACAGCG GCCCCTTCATCTACTCTGACATCCTGGACTATAAGAACCTGCGTGAGATTGTGGTGAACAACCGCATCACGTGGTTGGTCCATTACAGTGCCCTGCTCAGCGCCGTGGGAGAGGCCAACGTATCTCTGGCTCGCGACGTCAACATCACTG GGCTCCACAACATCCTGGACATTGCAGCGGAGCACGGCCTGCGTCTGTTCGTCCCCAGCACCATCGGAGCCTTTGGGCCCACCTCACCCCGGAACCCGACCCCTGACCTCTGTGTCCAGAGACCCAGGACCATCTATGGAGTCTCCAAGGTTCACGCAGAGCTCATGGGAGAG TACTACCACCACCGCTACGGCCTTGACTTCCGCTGTCTGCGCTACCCAGGAATCATATCTGCTGACTCACAGCCTGGAGGAGGAACGACAG ACTACGCGGTAGCCATATTCCATGATGCTGTCAAAACGGGGAAGTTTGAGTGCAACCTGAAGCCAGACACGCGGCTGCCCATGATGTACATCGAAGACTGTCTGCGTGCCACCGTGGAGATGATGGAAGCGCCCGCAGACACCCTCTCCATGAGGACCTATAACATCAACGCCATGAGCTTTACCCCTGAAGAGCTGGCTCAGGAGGTCCAGAAACAGCTGCCGGACCTGGAGGTCACCTACGACATTGATCAAGTCAGACAGGCCATCG CTGACAGCTGGCCAATGAACTTTGACGACTCTAACGCGCGGAACGACTGGGGCTGGAAACACGACTACGACCTCCCGGAGCTCGTCCAGACCATGCTCAACTACATCGGCTCAGACTCGCGCATCGCACAGACCAACTGA